A portion of the Carya illinoinensis cultivar Pawnee chromosome 11, C.illinoinensisPawnee_v1, whole genome shotgun sequence genome contains these proteins:
- the LOC122281336 gene encoding cytochrome P450 736A117-like, producing the protein MATRMDNFLGVLEEHTNFQKKVGSDGHVSPENEDQKDFVDVLLRIQKKNVIGFPVERVSIKAVIQDVFAAGTDTVYIALEWAMTELLRHPTVMKKVQIEVRGISTGNEREVTEDNLDKMHYLKAVIKETFRLHPPVPLLVPRESTQSVKLQGYDIAAGAQVIVNAWAIGRDPKSWDEPEEFHPERFLTTSIDVKGHDFQLIPFGAGRRICPGIPFALTIIELVLANLVQKFDLALPNEASGHDLDMSESIGVSIHRKFPLTAVATPYIF; encoded by the exons ATGGCTACACGGATGGATAATTTTCTAGGAGTACTTGAAGAGCACACAAATTTTCAGAAGAAAGTCGGGAGCGATGGCCATGTGAGTCCAGAGAATGAAGATCAGAAAGACTTTGTTGATGTTCTGCTTCGGATTCAGAAGAAAAACGTGATCGGTTTTCCTGTCGAAAGAGTTAGCATCAAGGCTGTAATCCAG GATGTATTCGCCGCTGGAACTGACACTGTGTATATAGCTTTAGAGTGGGCAATGACAGAGCTGTTAAGGCACCCAACCGTCATGAAGAAGGTGCAGATTGAGGTGAGAGGGATCAGTACCGGCAACGAAAGAGAAGTAACAGAGGATAATTTGGATAAAATGCATTACTTGAAGGCAGTAATCAAAGAGACATTTCGGTTGCATCCACCTGTTCCACTGCTAGTTCCTCGGGAATCGACTCAAAGTGTCAAATTACAGGGCTATGACATTGCAGCAGGAGCACAAGTAATCGTCAATGCTTGGGCAATTGGAAGAGACCCAAAATCATGGGATGAACCAGAGGAGTTTCACCCAGAGAGGTTCTTGACAACCTCAATAGATGTGAAAGGACATGACTTTCAGCTAATCCCATTTGGTGCTGGAAGGAGAATTTGCCCAGGCATTCCTTTTGCCCTCACTATTATCGAGCTCGTTTTGGCAAATCTGGTGCAAAAGTTTGATTTGGCGTTGCCTAATGAAGCAAGTGGACATGATTTGGATATGTCTGAATCTATTGGTGTATCAATTCATAGAAAGTTTCCCCTTACAGCAGTTGCAActccatatatattttga
- the LOC122281337 gene encoding cytochrome P450 71AP13-like — MLEEFQVLLGGFSLADFFPSLEFVNSLTSRKSRLQKTFRSFDKLFDQLLSEHLDPERETEEHKDLVNVLLDIQKNGSGHLPITTDKSKLSSWLTITIEINISHMLLPRQGTGSDTASITLEWGMTELILKPKVMEIARAEVRNIVGDHRRVVSESDLPHLHYIKAAIKEILRFHPPAPVLVPRESTENVNIEGYDIPAKTRLFFNAWAIGRDSESWENQDTFQPERFMGSTVDFKGQHFELIPFGVGRRICPGITFGTAVIELALAQLLHSFDWYLPPGTTAENFDMKEVFGITTHRISDLTLVARPRFPVGYNKP; from the exons ATGCTCGAGGAGTTTCAAGTATTGCTCGGAGGATTTAGCCTAGCAGATTTCTTCCCTTCCTTGGAATTCGTAAATAGTCTAACGAGTAGGAAATCTAGACTTCAAAAGACTTTTCGAAGCTTTGATAAACTTTTTGATCAGTTGTTGAGTGAACATCTCGATCCCGAGAGAGAAACAGAGGAGCACAAGGACCTTGTGAATGTCTTACTCGATATACAAAAGAATGGATCCGGGCATCTGCCAATCACAACGGATAAATCAAAGCTATCATCTTG GTTAACTATTACAATAGAGATCAATATTTCTCATATGTTACTGCCACGGCAGGGCACAGGATCTGATACAGCGTCCATCACCCTTGAATGGGGAATGACAGAGCTCATCTTGAAACCCAAAGTCATGGAAATAGCACGAGCAGAAGTACGAAACATCGTCGGAGATCATAGAAGAGTTGTTTCAGAGAGTGATCTGCCTCACCTGCACTACATTAAAGCTGCCATCAAAGAGATACTGCGATTTCATCCTCCTGCTCCAGTTCTAGTACCTAGAGAATCCACGGAAAATGTGAATATCGAAGGGTACGATATTCCAGCCAAAACACGTTTGTTTTTCAATGCCTGGGCAATAGGGAGAGATTCAGAATCTTGGGAAAACCAAGATACGTTTCAGCCTGAGAGATTTATGGGTAGCACTGTCGATTTCAAGGGGCAGCATTTCGAGCTAATACCTTTTGGTGTTGGTAGAAGAATATGCCCAGGAATCACATTTGGAACAGCAGTTATTGAGCTCGCTTTAGCTCAACTTCTCCACAGTTTTGATTGGTATCTTCCTCCTGGTACCACAGCTgaaaattttgatatgaaaGAGGTTTTCGGGATTACGACGCACAGGATATCTGATCTAACTCTCGTTGCAAGACCACGCTTTCCCGTTGGCTATAACAAGCCATAA